CGACTCGTAGGTGACGAGCCCCTTGTCGACCTTTACCCGCGATGGGAGCCCTGCCCCGGCCCCGGCACCACCCGAGGGGCGGGTTCGGCCCGGCGCGCGCGCCTCAGCCTCCGACCCGCGGCCGAGGCTCGCGATATTCCAGCGCCCGTCGGCGGTCTCGACGAGCGAGATCACCGGCTCCTTCAGGACGAGGTCTCCCAGCTCGACGCGGAAGAGGAGCAGCGGCCAGAGGCGCAGTCGGATTTCCGCCTGATTCAGCTTGAGGAAGGGCGTGGTGCCGAACGCGGGATCCTCGGCGACTTCGAGGTCCTTCAGCACCACCGAGGGCAGCGGCAGCGTCGACACCGAGACGGAGGAGAACTTGACGGGCCGGCCGAGCGCCTGGCTCGCGTTGCCAGCGATCAGCGACTGGATGCGGGGCGTGTCAGCGAGGTAGGGGACGGCGGCCAGCACGGCGATCGCCAGGACGACGATCGCCACGCTCGCCACCGCCAGCCACTTCACGAAACGGGTCACGGTTCACCGCCGGGAGCGCCCTACCCGGTCTGGATGGCCGAGAGCTTCCAGGCCCCGGTACCGACCGGGCGGGTAAAGGTCCAGTATTCCTCGATCTCCTGTCGTTGGGTCGGCGAGCCGTCGATGACGGCGCCGGTGCCGTCGTCGACGACGTAGTCCAGCAGCGAGGCGGCGAGGTAGACCGTCACGTAGTCCCGCCCGCTCTCCTGCCACGCCTCGGTGACGTCGATCCGCCGGATCTCGATCTTCTCGATGCGATTGGTCTGTCGCGAGCTGCGCAGACGATCGCACTGGCTCTGGAGCATGGCCGACATTTCGGAGGTGAGCCGGTCACGCAGCGGCGCCACGTCGCGGGCCGCCACCGCCCGCTGCAAGTCGAGGAACGCGCTGCGCGCGATCGTCGCGAAGGCCGCCGGCTCGAAGCCGGGATCCATCGTGCGGATGTGGGCGAGGCCGCGCTCGAGGTCGTCCGGCGCCGCCGGCGCCTCCATCGTGGCTCCACCGCTCGAGCCCCAGGGGGCGCCCTCGGCGGCGCCGCGCGCGCCCGCCATCGCGTAGGCCGGCTCGCCGGCGGTCTGGCGCCGCCTGAGGAAGGCGATCAGCAGCATGAGCCCGCCGCCGATCAAGAGGACGTCCAGGAGGCCGACACCGAAGCCGGGGTGGCCGAACAGGAGGCCACCGAGGAGCCCGCCGATCAGCAGACCTCCGAGCACGCCTCCGAACCCGCCGAAGATGCCCGGGCGCTGGGGGGCGGCCGGCGAGGTGGAGGTCGTCGGCCTGGACGGCGTAGCGGGGCTCGTGGGGGACGGGCGCGACGGCGCGGAATACGTGCGGGAGCCGCGGCTCCCTCCACCGGTGGCGCGCGCCCAGGCCTCGGTCGTCGTGACGAAGAGCAGCCCCATCAGCACGAGGCCCAGCAGGGGGACGAACCGTCGCCGTGTCATCTGCCACCTCCTTGACTCATTGTAGACCCCCGCGCTAGCGGAGCCGGCGAAGTTCCCTACGGAATCAAGAGCACCTTGCCCGTCGTCTTGCGCCCTTCCAGCGCCTTGTGGGCTTCCCCCGCCTCCTTCAGCGGAAACTCGAAGGCGATGCGGAGCTTGAGCTTGCCGTCGCGGACCCACCCCAGCACCTCGCCGGCGCGCTGGAGCAGCTCCGGGCGGGTGGGAATATGGTGGAAGAGGCTCGGCCGCGCCAGATAGACGGAGCCC
The window above is part of the Candidatus Methylomirabilota bacterium genome. Proteins encoded here:
- a CDS encoding Tim44 domain-containing protein, with the translated sequence MTRRRFVPLLGLVLMGLLFVTTTEAWARATGGGSRGSRTYSAPSRPSPTSPATPSRPTTSTSPAAPQRPGIFGGFGGVLGGLLIGGLLGGLLFGHPGFGVGLLDVLLIGGGLMLLIAFLRRRQTAGEPAYAMAGARGAAEGAPWGSSGGATMEAPAAPDDLERGLAHIRTMDPGFEPAAFATIARSAFLDLQRAVAARDVAPLRDRLTSEMSAMLQSQCDRLRSSRQTNRIEKIEIRRIDVTEAWQESGRDYVTVYLAASLLDYVVDDGTGAVIDGSPTQRQEIEEYWTFTRPVGTGAWKLSAIQTG